The Flavobacterium sp. IMCC34852 genome contains the following window.
CAAAATAGCTCAGAAAAAACAAGTTTGCATCCGAGAAATCCACACCGATTTCGGTATGATTTTGAAGCTTTAATAAAAGCTTGTCCGGAATTGCAAAACTTTGTACATATTAACGAACACAGCATAGAAACCATTGATTTCAGTAATCCGGAAGCGGTGAAAGCCTTGAACAAAGCTTTATTGATTTCAAACTACGACATTCAAAATTGGGATATTCCAACCCATTATCTTTGTCCGCCGATTCCCGGAAGAGCGGATTACATTCATTATATCGCTGATTTATTGGCCACTACCCACAACGGAATCATTCCCGAAGGCGAAAATGTGATTGGTTTAGACATTGGGATTGGTGCCAATTGTATTTACCCGATTATTGGAAGCAGTGCTTATGGTTGGAGTTTTTTGGGCACCGACATCGATGAAAAAGCACTTCAAAACTGCAAGAAAATCATCGCTGATAATCCGAAACTAATTGACGCTATCAGTCTGCAATTGCAAGTGGAGCCGAGATTTATTTTCAAAAATATCATTTTACCCGAAGACAAATTTGCCTTCACCATTTGCAATCCGCCGTTTCATAACTCAGCCGAAGAAGCGGCAAAAAGTGCGTTGCGAAAAGTGAATACTTTAAGTAATGTAAAAACTTCAAAAGCGACTTTAAACTTCGGTGGCCAAAATGCAGAATTGTGGTGCAGTGGTGGCGAAATTGGTTTTATCACCCAAATGATTTATGAAAGTGCCAAATATCCGCTACAATGTTTGTGGTTTACGACTTTGGTTTCCAAAAAAGACAATTTGAAAAGCATATACAAAACTCTGGGAAAAGTAGGCGCTGCTGATATCAAAACCATCGACATGGCGCAAGGCCAAAAGATAAGCCGAATTGTTGCTTGGACTTTTTTGACCAAAAAACAACAGCAAATATTTTAAAAGTACGAAGTACGAAGTGGGAAGTACGAAGTGGGAAGTACGAAGTGGGAAGTACGAAGTGGGAAGTACGAAGTGGGAAGTACGAAGTGGGAAGTAGAAATTTTAATTTTATATCTATGACGAATGATTTGAAACAAAGAACAAAAAAGTTTGCTTTGGATTGTTAGATTCTATGCTCACAATTACCAAAAACCAGAGAGTATAATGCCTATATCAATCAATTAATCAGAAGTTCAAGCTCAGTCGGAGCCAATTACAGAGCGTCACAACGGGCTAAATCATCTGCAGATTTTTTAAACAAACTCAAAATTGTTGAAGAAGAAATTGATGAAAGCGATTATTTTTTAGAGTTACTTTTTGAGGTTTGTCAAATGGAAAAGTTAAATTTAGAAGCTGTTTTTCAACCTTTAATGAAAGAGGCAAAAGAATTAACAGCCATTATTGTTTCGGCCATAAAAACAACAAAAAGTAATATTCAAACCAAATAAAACTTCGTACTTTGTACTTCTTAAATCGTACTTAAAATATGAAATTCCAAGTCGTATCCGAATACCAACCTACCGGCGATCAACCCCAAGCGATTGACAAACTCGTCAAAGGCATTGTTAGTGGTGAAAAATACCAAACCCTTTTGGGTGTAACCGGTTCGGGAAAGACATTTACCATGGCGAATGTGATTCAGGAAGTGGAGAAACCGACTTTGGTTTTGGCACACAATAAAACCCTGGCAGCTCAGTTGTACTCTGAGTTTAAGCAATTCTTCCCTAACAATTCGGTGCAGTATTTTGTATCGTATTACGACTATTACCAACCCGAAGCCTATATTCCCGTTACAGGTGTTTTTATTGAAAAAGATTTGTCTATCAATGACGAATTAGAGAAACTGCGTTTGAGCACTACTTCTGCCCTATTATCAGGGCGCAGAGATGTGTTAGTAGTCGCTTCGGTTTCGTGTTTGTACGGTATCGGAAATCCGGTGGAGTTTCAAAAGAATGTGATTTCGATTGACAAAGGCCAAGTCATTTCGCGCACCAAATTATTACATCGCTTGGTCCAAAGTTTATACTCAAGAACCGAAGTTGAATTTACACCGGGAACCTTCAGAATTAAAGGCGATACTGTGGAAATCTTCCCAAGTTATGCCGATGAACCTTTTCGCGTGCATTTCTTTGGCGACGAAATTGAAGACATTGAAGCCTTCGATGCCAAATCTTCTAAAGTCATCGAGCGCTACGAAAAACTCAACATTTATCCGGCCAATATGTTTGTGACTTCACCCGATGTGTTACAAGCAGCGATTTGGGATATCCAACAAGATTTGGTAAAACAAGTCGATTATTTTAAAGAAATCGGCAAACATCTTGAGGCCAAACGCTTGGAAGAACGCACCAATTTCGATTTAGAAATGATACGTGAATTGGGCTATTGCTCGGGAATTGAAAATTATTCGCGCTACTTAGACCGACGTCTTCCGGGCACGCGACCCTTCTGTTTGCTTGATTATTTTCCGGATGATTATTTGATGGTTGTCGATGAAAGTCACGTGACGATTTCTCAGGTTCACGCTATGTACGGTGGTGACCGAAGTCGCAAAGAGAATTTGGTGGAATACGGTTTCCGATTGCCCGCTGCTATGGACAACCGTCCGCTAAAGTTTGAGGAGTTTGAAAGCATGCAAAACCAAGTCGTTTATGTTTCGGCAACACCTGCTGATTATGAATTGCAAAAGTCCGAAGGGATTTATGTAGAGCAAGTCATTCGCCCAACGGGTTTATTGGACCCGATTATAGAAGTGCGGCCGAGTTTAAACCAAATTGACGATTTAATCGAAGAAATTCAGCAACGTTGTGAAGTCGATGAAAGGGTTTTGGTTACGACTTTAACCAAAAGAATGGCGGAAGAACTAACGAAATATTTGACCAAAGTTTCTATTCGATGTCGTTATATTCATTCGGATGTTGATACTTTGGAACGCGTAGAGATTATGCAGGATTTGCGCAAAGGTTTATTCGATGTGTTGATTGGCGTAAACTTACTCCGCGAAGGTTTAGATTTACCCGAAGTGTCATTGGTCGCGATTTTGGAT
Protein-coding sequences here:
- the rlmF gene encoding 23S rRNA (adenine(1618)-N(6))-methyltransferase RlmF, translated to MKTQNSSEKTSLHPRNPHRFRYDFEALIKACPELQNFVHINEHSIETIDFSNPEAVKALNKALLISNYDIQNWDIPTHYLCPPIPGRADYIHYIADLLATTHNGIIPEGENVIGLDIGIGANCIYPIIGSSAYGWSFLGTDIDEKALQNCKKIIADNPKLIDAISLQLQVEPRFIFKNIILPEDKFAFTICNPPFHNSAEEAAKSALRKVNTLSNVKTSKATLNFGGQNAELWCSGGEIGFITQMIYESAKYPLQCLWFTTLVSKKDNLKSIYKTLGKVGAADIKTIDMAQGQKISRIVAWTFLTKKQQQIF
- a CDS encoding four helix bundle protein — its product is MLCSQLPKTREYNAYINQLIRSSSSVGANYRASQRAKSSADFLNKLKIVEEEIDESDYFLELLFEVCQMEKLNLEAVFQPLMKEAKELTAIIVSAIKTTKSNIQTK
- the uvrB gene encoding excinuclease ABC subunit UvrB — protein: MKFQVVSEYQPTGDQPQAIDKLVKGIVSGEKYQTLLGVTGSGKTFTMANVIQEVEKPTLVLAHNKTLAAQLYSEFKQFFPNNSVQYFVSYYDYYQPEAYIPVTGVFIEKDLSINDELEKLRLSTTSALLSGRRDVLVVASVSCLYGIGNPVEFQKNVISIDKGQVISRTKLLHRLVQSLYSRTEVEFTPGTFRIKGDTVEIFPSYADEPFRVHFFGDEIEDIEAFDAKSSKVIERYEKLNIYPANMFVTSPDVLQAAIWDIQQDLVKQVDYFKEIGKHLEAKRLEERTNFDLEMIRELGYCSGIENYSRYLDRRLPGTRPFCLLDYFPDDYLMVVDESHVTISQVHAMYGGDRSRKENLVEYGFRLPAAMDNRPLKFEEFESMQNQVVYVSATPADYELQKSEGIYVEQVIRPTGLLDPIIEVRPSLNQIDDLIEEIQQRCEVDERVLVTTLTKRMAEELTKYLTKVSIRCRYIHSDVDTLERVEIMQDLRKGLFDVLIGVNLLREGLDLPEVSLVAILDADKEGFLRSHRSLTQTVGRAARNVNGKAIMYADKITASMQKTIDETNYRREKQINYNTEHNLVPKALNKSLGNALSGNSVSTQYYEDKIAKAAEPESLYLSKAEIEKKIRETRKAMEKAAKELDFMQAAKYRDEIQALQSKLSIT